In Sporosarcina sp. PTS2304, a genomic segment contains:
- a CDS encoding YufK family protein — protein sequence MKNPYLFGYLPFVTIVLFSLTFGVYSVGESTVFFKEIGLYQGMREFLSDFQLRIFLLTMYTLLFFMVFAALKLIATTIHETALLFFLRKEADASYSATKSGAVIYFLGALASAAGIQSWKTLVLIFVITSFIYFIYVVYKLSPFMTLTHTVGLIFFQIIVWSVLLAVLVYILIRLYNGLLASIPLANPIK from the coding sequence ATGAAAAATCCATATTTGTTCGGTTATTTACCTTTTGTGACGATCGTGTTGTTCAGTTTGACGTTCGGCGTTTACAGTGTAGGAGAATCAACCGTCTTTTTTAAAGAAATTGGTTTATATCAAGGAATGCGTGAGTTTCTATCTGATTTTCAGTTGCGTATCTTTTTATTAACGATGTATACATTGTTGTTTTTCATGGTTTTTGCAGCGCTGAAGTTAATTGCAACAACTATCCACGAAACGGCATTATTATTCTTTTTACGAAAAGAGGCAGATGCGTCTTATAGCGCTACGAAATCAGGAGCAGTCATTTATTTTCTTGGAGCGCTTGCTTCTGCTGCAGGTATTCAATCGTGGAAGACACTCGTTCTTATTTTTGTCATCACGTCTTTTATTTATTTTATTTATGTGGTGTATAAGTTAAGTCCGTTTATGACATTGACTCATACGGTCGGCTTGATCTTTTTTCAAATCATTGTATGGAGTGTTTTGTTAGCTGTGCTCGTCTATATTTTAATCCGCTTGTATAATGGATTATTGGCTAGTATTCCGTTAGCTAACCCTATCAAATGA